In Belonocnema kinseyi isolate 2016_QV_RU_SX_M_011 chromosome 4, B_treatae_v1, whole genome shotgun sequence, a single window of DNA contains:
- the LOC117170888 gene encoding carbonic anhydrase 7-like: MNFTLSSGLNVVPLIEEDLKLKHFNKSPKKMSIKNTGHTVEIKADWNGKAPSCTGGPLHGNYVFEKATFHWAKKPTGFVFPIEWLDDLSKTLHKVQSPNSTAEIKPFPLLNDFDKDYSSFIFYEGSLDYPPCSESVTWFIVEVAYQVIDSVVKEFKKIKLAEGDVSNVRPMQPLNKRQVKYVGSHNSY, translated from the exons ATGAATTTTACGCTATCATCTGGCCTGAATGTTGTTCCATTAATCGAAGAAGACTTGAAACTTAAACACTTTAATAAATCACCAAAGAAAATGAGCATAAAGAATACTGGTCACACtg TGGAAATAAAAGCCGATTGGAATGGAAAAGCTCCAAGCTGTACTGGCGGACCTCTTCACGGGAATTACGTATTTGAAAAAGCCACTTTTCATTGGGCCAAAAAACCG ACCGGATTTGTGTTTCCCATAGAATGGCTTGACGACTTGTCAAAAACCTTACACAAGGTTCAATCTCCAAATTCAACAGCAGAGATAAAACCGTTTCCCCTATTAAATGATTTCGATAAAGACTattcatcatttatattttacGAAGGTTCTTTGGATTATCCCCCTTGCTCGGAATCTGTAACTTGGTTCATAGTTGAAGTTGCTTATCAGGTCATAGATAGCGTG gtaaaagaattcaagaaaataaagttgGCTGAGGGAGACGTGTCGAATGTGAGACCTATGCAGCCTCTCAACAAACGTCAAGTTAAGTACGTGGGTAGCCATAATAGCTATTAG
- the LOC117171859 gene encoding carbonic anhydrase 7-like: METFEINQLCLIATIIFALILGTNAFSYKEAKNWGKQYPQCYGKHQSPVVYTPNGQEGFPNISKTLTLTDFKKLPKKLNIKNTGHTVEMKAEWNGKPPSCTGGPLTGNYVFEKATFHWAPKKWVEQKDPTAQEEDSFLYQIDMEMHVFFYRKDLKSFEKAETQKGGLAVFKMAFQSGYPIPNPLFNSLENKLHKVQSPNSTAEITPFRLLGDFDDLYTSFIFYEGSLDYPPCSESVTWFIVQGGTGVSDSLLKGFKKIKLANGDVSNVRPTQPLNKRQVMIVFNHHGYKYIA, translated from the exons ATGGAGACGTTTGAAATTAACCAACTATGCTTGATAGCGACTATTATTTTTGCTCTTATTTTAGGAACGA ACGCATTCAGTTACAAAGAGGCTAAAAATTGGGGCAAACAATATCCCCAGTGTTATGGAAAACATCAATCTCCCGTAGTTTATACCCCAAATGGCCAAGAGGGTTTTCCAAATATTAGTAAAACACTGACACTTACAGACttcaaaaaattaccaaaaaaattgaacataaagAATACTGGCCACACTG TGGAAATGAAAGCCGAATGGAATGGTAAACCTCCAAGCTGTACTGGTGGCCCACTTACTGGAAACTACGTATTTGAAAAAGCCACTTTCCATTGGGCCCCAAAAAag TGGGTTGAGCAGAAGGATCCTACCGCTCAGGAAGAAGACTCTTTTTTGTACCA gatAGATATGGAAATGCACGTGTTCTTTTATAGAAAAGACTTGAAATCATTTGAGAAAGCTGAAACACAAAAGGGCGGTCTTGCAGTGTTTAAAATGGCGTTCCAG AGCGGATATCCAATTCCCAATCCTTTGTTTAACAGCCTGGAAAACAAATTACACAAGGTGCAATCTCCGAATTCAACAGCAGAGATCACCCCATTTCGCTTATTAGGTGATTTCGATGATTTATATACATCATTTATATTTTACGAAGGTTCATTAGATTATCCACCCTGCTCGGAATCTGTAACATGgttcattgttcaaggtggtaCCGGTGTCTCCGACAGCCTG ctAAAgggattcaagaaaataaagttgGCCAATGGAGACGTGTCGAATGTGAGACCTACCCAGCCGCTAAACAAACGTCAAGTTATGATAGTGTTCAATCATCATGGGTACAAATATATTGCGTAA